One Kitasatospora sp. MAP12-44 DNA segment encodes these proteins:
- a CDS encoding sensor histidine kinase, translating to MLLLVCGAPRASGTVHAGGSLLALVLLVGVLRRLPLLALALTLLGSVAVVVMVPGSPARATLSLSYQGQFLSYLAVDLVLGFIVATCSRRASIAAVAVCCAVQLLVIGGWAHGDNLTANAVIAVLALAASWTGGLLSRERREHAVALRSQAVAEAVTAERLRIARELHDMVAHSIGIIAIQAGVGRRVIQTQPAEAREALRAIETTSRETLAGLRRTLVALRQADPDAASGRASLGPAPGLADIERLAAATADAGVRVDVRRSGEQRPLPADIDLSAYRIVQEALTNVVRHAGTGHCLVAIDFGNEELSVEVLDDGRGPTATGPAQGFGIVGMRERVGLLHGHLSVGASPEGGFRVVARLPLPEPAGVAAAAR from the coding sequence GTGCTTCTGCTGGTGTGCGGTGCGCCGCGTGCCTCCGGCACCGTGCATGCCGGCGGGTCCCTGCTCGCCTTGGTGCTGCTCGTCGGTGTCCTGCGACGGCTGCCGCTGCTGGCGCTGGCTCTGACGCTCCTCGGGTCCGTCGCCGTCGTGGTGATGGTCCCCGGCAGCCCTGCCCGTGCCACCCTGTCGTTGTCGTATCAGGGCCAGTTCCTGTCGTACCTCGCGGTGGACCTTGTCCTCGGCTTCATCGTCGCCACCTGCTCCCGGCGGGCTTCGATCGCGGCTGTGGCCGTCTGCTGCGCCGTGCAGCTCCTGGTGATCGGCGGCTGGGCGCACGGGGACAACCTGACGGCCAACGCGGTGATCGCCGTCCTGGCGCTGGCCGCGTCCTGGACGGGCGGGCTGCTGAGCCGCGAGCGTCGCGAGCACGCGGTGGCGCTGCGCTCCCAGGCGGTGGCCGAGGCGGTGACCGCCGAACGGCTGCGGATCGCCCGGGAGTTGCACGACATGGTCGCGCACAGCATCGGCATCATCGCGATCCAGGCCGGGGTGGGCCGCCGGGTCATCCAGACGCAGCCCGCAGAGGCCCGCGAGGCGCTGCGGGCCATCGAGACCACCAGCCGGGAGACTCTGGCAGGCCTTCGGCGCACGCTGGTGGCACTGCGTCAGGCCGATCCGGACGCGGCCTCGGGGCGGGCATCGCTCGGGCCCGCGCCGGGGCTGGCGGACATCGAACGGCTGGCGGCGGCGACCGCGGACGCGGGGGTCCGCGTCGACGTGCGGCGCAGTGGGGAGCAGCGCCCGCTGCCGGCCGACATCGACCTGTCCGCCTACCGTATCGTGCAGGAGGCGCTGACCAACGTGGTCCGCCATGCGGGCACCGGGCACTGCCTGGTGGCCATCGACTTCGGGAACGAGGAGCTGTCCGTGGAGGTCCTCGACGACGGGCGCGGCCCCACAGCGACCGGCCCGGCCCAGGGCTTCGGCATCGTCGGCATGCGGGAGCGGGTCGGTCTGCTGCACGGCCACCTCAGCGTCGGGGCGAGTCCCGAGGGCGGCTTCCGGGTGGTGGCCCGGCTGCCGCTGCCCGAACCCGCAGGCGTTGCGGCGGCGGCCCGATGA
- a CDS encoding DUF5984 family protein, translating to MIQFRFGLLPVHDIHPWGGERPELSWFGLTDGWYCIDLAGHELLRYSDRTLERLRGRQSGAQPSPYVDYFVVRLWEDVLDVLAAVMEPVPADLVGFVSEDHADWPPSDGLEAAAEMDVDAESEVEAAAVWRGDHWFSMGHLRNPPELCWWRTLGEGEDVITVTWRHRPDADIEFAAPETGRVTVPTSEFVAAVTEFDRALLAAMEQRVAELEAGGIPAGVHIDLRHLRREQQDRATWLQRAWAREPTTDWAAVRAGALTLQARGAAQSHGDR from the coding sequence GTGATCCAGTTCCGGTTCGGCCTGCTGCCCGTGCACGACATCCATCCGTGGGGTGGCGAGCGTCCCGAGCTGAGCTGGTTCGGGCTGACGGACGGTTGGTACTGCATCGACCTGGCCGGCCACGAGCTGCTGCGCTACTCGGATCGCACGCTCGAACGGTTGAGGGGGCGGCAGAGTGGCGCCCAACCGAGCCCGTACGTCGACTACTTCGTGGTCCGGCTATGGGAAGACGTGCTCGATGTGCTGGCAGCGGTCATGGAACCGGTGCCGGCGGACCTGGTCGGTTTCGTCTCCGAGGACCACGCGGACTGGCCCCCCTCAGACGGGCTGGAGGCGGCAGCCGAGATGGACGTCGACGCCGAGAGCGAGGTTGAGGCCGCTGCGGTCTGGCGCGGTGACCATTGGTTCTCGATGGGGCACTTGCGCAATCCGCCGGAGCTCTGCTGGTGGCGGACGCTGGGTGAGGGTGAGGACGTCATCACCGTGACGTGGCGGCACCGCCCCGATGCCGACATCGAGTTCGCGGCTCCGGAAACGGGCCGTGTGACCGTCCCGACCAGCGAGTTCGTCGCTGCCGTGACCGAGTTCGACCGCGCGCTGCTTGCCGCAATGGAGCAGCGCGTCGCGGAACTGGAAGCCGGTGGAATTCCGGCCGGCGTCCACATCGACCTGCGACACCTGCGGCGCGAGCAGCAGGACCGCGCAACGTGGCTGCAGCGCGCGTGGGCCCGCGAGCCCACCACCGACTGGGCCGCCGTCCGAGCGGGAGCCCTGACGCTCCAGGCGCGCGGGGCGGCGCAGTCGCACGGTGACCGATGA
- a CDS encoding chitinase gives MPEPSHRRVAALAAIVLASGALLSVVGQASAVADAGPGFPARFTAPYVESWGEPEALARAREATGLSYFTLAFVLSDGGCAGALDGTTSLDDQDWQAAIKSLRGSGGDVMASLGGGRGRELALACESVDSLKAAYRRVIDTLGLTRIDFDIEGSTIDDGAANDRRNQALAELQREYAAAGRPLAVQYTLPVNPWGLSPDAVELLQNAHDHGLGVSVVNIMAMDYYRDDLDMGDAAIRAAMGLHAQLASIWPEKSDEQLWAMEGCTPMLGVDDTGDEVFGLDDAKRLAAFATEKGMGLLAFWALGRDRPCAAVASYRSDGCSGAAQQPYDFTRALNLPAPPARRATPVGQGPPPEPSLAASVSPSETFGVPRLPRLGPFALHQPQREANPLPLPLPVPLPSLAPAQSPSPSPGPMSMPMPMAGPGTWPAVPLRMNPPGGAAARAPRAWPVFIP, from the coding sequence TTGCCTGAACCCTCGCATCGTCGGGTCGCCGCCCTCGCGGCGATCGTGCTGGCCTCGGGGGCGCTGTTATCGGTGGTCGGCCAGGCAAGCGCGGTGGCCGACGCAGGCCCGGGATTCCCGGCCCGCTTCACCGCTCCATACGTCGAGAGCTGGGGCGAGCCCGAAGCGCTGGCCCGGGCTCGGGAGGCGACGGGGCTGAGCTACTTCACGCTGGCGTTCGTGCTCAGCGACGGCGGCTGCGCCGGGGCGCTGGACGGCACCACCTCGCTCGACGACCAGGACTGGCAGGCGGCGATCAAGAGCCTGCGGGGGTCGGGGGGCGACGTGATGGCCTCCCTCGGCGGCGGGCGGGGACGCGAACTCGCCCTGGCCTGCGAATCGGTGGACTCGCTCAAGGCGGCCTACCGGCGGGTGATCGACACGCTCGGCCTGACCAGGATCGACTTCGACATCGAGGGCTCCACCATCGACGACGGCGCGGCGAACGACCGCCGCAACCAGGCGCTCGCCGAGCTGCAACGCGAGTACGCGGCGGCCGGCCGCCCGCTCGCCGTCCAGTACACGCTGCCGGTCAACCCGTGGGGCCTTTCCCCCGACGCCGTCGAGCTGTTGCAGAACGCCCACGACCACGGCCTCGGGGTGAGCGTGGTCAACATCATGGCGATGGACTACTACCGCGACGATCTCGACATGGGCGACGCAGCGATCAGGGCCGCAATGGGGCTGCACGCCCAACTCGCCTCGATCTGGCCGGAGAAGAGCGACGAGCAGCTCTGGGCGATGGAGGGTTGCACCCCGATGCTCGGGGTGGACGACACCGGTGACGAGGTCTTCGGTCTCGACGACGCCAAGCGGCTGGCCGCCTTCGCCACTGAGAAGGGCATGGGCCTGCTCGCCTTCTGGGCGCTCGGCCGGGACCGGCCGTGTGCGGCCGTGGCCTCCTACCGTTCCGACGGTTGCAGCGGGGCGGCCCAGCAGCCCTACGATTTCACCCGCGCCCTCAATCTCCCCGCCCCACCCGCCCGACGCGCGACGCCGGTGGGTCAGGGGCCGCCGCCCGAACCGTCACTGGCGGCTTCCGTGAGCCCGTCCGAGACCTTCGGCGTGCCGCGACTGCCGCGCCTCGGCCCCTTCGCGCTGCATCAGCCGCAGCGCGAAGCGAACCCGCTCCCGCTCCCACTCCCGGTCCCACTCCCGAGTCTGGCTCCGGCTCAAAGCCCGAGCCCGAGCCCAGGTCCGATGTCGATGCCGATGCCGATGGCGGGTCCAGGGACGTGGCCGGCGGTTCCGCTGAGGATGAACCCGCCCGGGGGAGCGGCCGCCCGGGCGCCGCGAGCCTGGCCGGTCTTCATCCCTTGA
- a CDS encoding ferritin-like domain-containing protein, with the protein MADFLTDIHALRTKAREQIMKGPVTEAYRADLPKVIELLNTALATEIVCTLRYRQHHFMAKGLNSEPVAQEFLVHSNEEQGHADLLAARIAQLGGTPELDPARVVGRAHSEYVPAVDLRQMIHENLVAERIAIASYTEMIGWLGDGDPTTRRILEEILAREEEHADDMLTFLESDL; encoded by the coding sequence ATGGCCGACTTTCTGACCGATATCCATGCCCTGCGGACCAAGGCCCGCGAGCAGATCATGAAAGGGCCGGTCACCGAGGCCTACCGAGCGGACCTGCCGAAGGTGATCGAACTGCTCAACACCGCCCTGGCCACCGAGATCGTCTGCACGCTGCGCTACCGGCAGCACCACTTCATGGCGAAGGGGCTCAACTCGGAGCCGGTCGCCCAGGAGTTCCTGGTGCACTCGAACGAGGAGCAGGGGCACGCCGACCTGCTGGCGGCCCGGATCGCCCAGCTCGGCGGCACCCCGGAGCTGGATCCGGCCCGAGTGGTCGGGCGCGCCCACTCCGAGTACGTACCGGCGGTGGACCTGCGGCAGATGATCCACGAGAACCTGGTGGCGGAGCGGATCGCCATCGCCTCCTACACCGAGATGATCGGCTGGCTCGGCGATGGCGACCCGACCACCCGGCGGATCCTGGAGGAGATCCTGGCCCGCGAGGAGGAGCACGCCGACGACATGCTGACCTTCCTCGAATCAGACCTCTGA
- a CDS encoding ABC transporter permease codes for MTTPTTEPRARFADLLASEWIKTRSLRSTPWALAFTALFIIGSAAVAALADYGHQSHSAPLGQRLHLFALGDAFPPAGYLTLMLVAGSIGAVTIVGEYSSGLIRTTTVAVPARGAVLLAKAIVLAAVWTVLGTVISTVSFALSQSILDGWHVRFPITHPHALQALAASALLAPVCALVGLGLGVLIRHSAATMVTTAFTLLMLPTIFSSSTHWSADVRHAMVQSAWGRLIQDWDPSPHDSFYVPTVAGSWVTYAAWPLIAVLLALVAVRRRDV; via the coding sequence ATGACCACACCCACCACCGAACCGCGCGCCCGCTTCGCCGACTTGCTCGCCTCCGAGTGGATCAAGACGCGGTCACTGCGCTCCACCCCGTGGGCGCTGGCGTTCACCGCGCTCTTCATCATCGGGTCCGCGGCCGTGGCGGCACTGGCGGACTACGGCCACCAGTCGCATTCCGCCCCGCTCGGGCAGCGGCTGCACCTGTTCGCGCTGGGCGACGCATTCCCGCCGGCCGGATACCTGACCCTGATGCTCGTCGCCGGCAGCATCGGCGCGGTCACCATCGTCGGCGAGTACAGCAGCGGGCTGATCCGCACCACCACCGTAGCCGTCCCCGCCCGCGGCGCGGTGCTGCTGGCCAAGGCGATCGTGCTGGCCGCGGTCTGGACCGTGCTCGGTACGGTCATCTCCACCGTCTCCTTCGCGCTCTCCCAGAGCATCCTGGACGGCTGGCACGTCCGCTTCCCGATCACCCACCCCCACGCCTTGCAGGCCCTGGCGGCGTCCGCGCTGCTGGCCCCGGTCTGCGCGCTGGTCGGCCTGGGCCTGGGCGTGCTGATCCGGCACAGCGCCGCCACCATGGTCACCACCGCCTTCACCCTGCTGATGCTGCCGACGATCTTCTCCTCGAGCACGCACTGGTCCGCCGACGTGCGCCACGCGATGGTGCAGAGCGCGTGGGGCCGCCTGATCCAGGACTGGGACCCATCGCCGCACGACAGCTTCTACGTCCCCACCGTCGCCGGCTCCTGGGTCACCTACGCGGCCTGGCCACTGATCGCTGTCCTGCTCGCGCTGGTCGCCGTACGGCGCCGCGACGTCTGA
- a CDS encoding DinB family protein produces the protein MGKRVPFTGGEKESLHVALDRHRDVVLWKLEGLDDEQLRRPMTPSGTNLLGLVKHLGGAELGWFCETFGRETGPLPFDFEADEGSDMRVEPRESTADILAFYGRARASADQAIGELALDDLGTSWSGNAVSLRWVLIHMIAETARHAGHLDVLRELTDGATGDHKRG, from the coding sequence ATGGGAAAACGTGTGCCATTCACGGGTGGCGAGAAGGAAAGCCTGCATGTCGCGCTGGACCGGCACCGCGATGTGGTGCTGTGGAAGCTGGAGGGGCTGGACGACGAGCAGCTGCGGCGGCCGATGACCCCGTCGGGGACGAACCTGCTGGGGCTGGTCAAGCACCTGGGGGGAGCGGAACTCGGTTGGTTCTGCGAGACGTTCGGCCGGGAGACCGGGCCGCTGCCCTTTGACTTCGAGGCCGACGAGGGCTCCGACATGCGGGTGGAGCCGCGCGAGTCCACGGCGGACATCCTGGCGTTCTACGGTCGCGCCAGGGCCTCGGCCGACCAGGCGATCGGCGAGCTGGCGCTCGACGACCTCGGTACGTCCTGGTCGGGCAACGCGGTGTCGCTGCGCTGGGTGCTGATCCACATGATTGCCGAGACCGCTCGGCACGCGGGTCATCTGGACGTGCTGCGCGAGCTGACCGACGGCGCGACGGGCGACCACAAGCGGGGCTGA
- a CDS encoding transglycosylase family protein produces MTFRNENAAAASAATTPAAGRKRNRVRIAVLGGALAVLPVAGLVTATASSAAPVSTWDKVAQCESTGNWSINSGNGFYGGLQFTSSTWAAFGGTQFAPQANQATAAQQISVGEKVLAAQGPGAWPICSVKAGLS; encoded by the coding sequence ATGACCTTCCGTAACGAGAACGCCGCCGCCGCTTCTGCCGCCACCACCCCCGCCGCCGGTCGCAAGCGCAACCGTGTGCGGATCGCCGTTCTGGGTGGCGCGCTGGCTGTGCTGCCGGTTGCGGGTCTCGTCACGGCCACCGCTTCGTCGGCCGCGCCGGTGAGCACGTGGGACAAGGTCGCGCAGTGCGAGAGCACCGGGAACTGGAGCATCAACAGCGGTAACGGCTTCTATGGCGGCCTGCAGTTCACGTCCTCGACGTGGGCGGCCTTCGGTGGCACGCAGTTCGCGCCGCAGGCCAACCAGGCGACCGCGGCGCAGCAGATCTCCGTGGGCGAGAAGGTGCTGGCTGCCCAGGGTCCCGGCGCCTGGCCGATCTGCTCGGTCAAGGCCGGCCTCTCCTGA
- a CDS encoding NAD(P)-dependent oxidoreductase yields MKQSRILLLDAAPGELLDRELRRLLDHGVALTLNLRRVTDPARVRDSWAGSVDFADFDAFDEAALIGETVRDGVGYHAVKSRAGVPLRAGYLAAATATGLANRLQVVGRAGVGTDHVDLAAAARHEVAVTHTPGSNANAVAEFALAQLLALTRRLTAYNEAAQQGLWSSPSAPSASDAPAAELAELRLGIVGLGRIGLALARRADALGMSVQALSRHPPTAGPTSPVARADSLTALLSTSDVVSLHLPLTPQTRGLIGRAELAQLRPGAILLNTARGGIVDEQALADALADPAHPLAAAAVDTFEHEHAAFASPLFGLPNALLTPHVAGVTRSAMATAAIQCADHIAALLTGHPNGVPVVTA; encoded by the coding sequence ATGAAGCAATCGCGCATCCTGCTGCTCGACGCGGCTCCCGGCGAGTTGCTCGACCGGGAGCTGCGGCGACTGCTCGACCACGGGGTGGCGCTCACGCTGAACCTGCGGCGCGTGACCGACCCGGCCCGGGTGCGGGACTCCTGGGCCGGGTCGGTCGACTTCGCCGACTTCGATGCCTTCGACGAGGCGGCGCTGATCGGCGAGACCGTCCGGGACGGGGTCGGCTACCACGCCGTCAAGTCCCGCGCGGGCGTTCCGCTGCGGGCCGGATATCTCGCGGCGGCGACGGCAACCGGGCTGGCCAACCGGCTCCAGGTGGTCGGCCGGGCGGGAGTGGGCACCGACCACGTCGACCTGGCCGCCGCCGCCCGCCACGAGGTCGCCGTCACGCACACTCCCGGCTCCAACGCCAACGCGGTCGCGGAGTTCGCGCTGGCCCAGCTGCTCGCCCTGACCCGTCGGCTCACGGCATACAACGAGGCGGCGCAGCAAGGCCTTTGGAGTTCACCGAGCGCACCCAGCGCATCCGACGCTCCCGCCGCAGAGCTGGCTGAGCTGCGGTTGGGCATCGTCGGCCTTGGCCGGATCGGACTGGCACTCGCCCGCCGGGCCGACGCCCTGGGCATGTCCGTCCAGGCGCTCTCGCGCCACCCGCCGACCGCCGGCCCTACCTCCCCGGTGGCGCGGGCCGACTCCCTCACCGCTCTGCTGAGCACCAGCGACGTGGTCTCCCTGCACCTTCCGCTGACCCCGCAGACCCGGGGGCTGATCGGCCGCGCGGAACTGGCGCAGCTGCGCCCGGGAGCGATCCTGCTGAACACCGCCCGAGGCGGGATCGTGGACGAGCAAGCCCTGGCCGACGCCCTGGCCGACCCCGCACACCCGCTCGCCGCAGCCGCCGTCGACACCTTCGAGCACGAGCACGCCGCGTTCGCCTCACCGCTCTTCGGCCTGCCGAACGCCCTGCTCACCCCACACGTCGCCGGAGTGACGCGCAGCGCCATGGCCACAGCGGCCATTCAGTGCGCGGACCACATCGCCGCACTGCTCACCGGCCACCCGAACGGCGTGCCGGTGGTGACCGCCTGA
- a CDS encoding PadR family transcriptional regulator: protein MSLGHTILGLLESQPRHGYDIKRAYDERFGHSRSLHYGQVYATLSRLLKNGLVEVDGVESDGGPERKRYVITDAGVTDVGQWLARPESPEPYLQNTLYTKVVLALLTGRSARDLLDVQRAEHLRHMRELTRRKLAGDLADQLVCDYALFHLEADLRWLELTAARLDELARKVQS from the coding sequence ATGTCACTGGGTCACACCATTCTCGGACTCCTCGAGTCCCAGCCCCGGCACGGCTACGACATCAAGCGTGCCTATGACGAACGCTTCGGCCACAGCCGCTCGCTGCACTACGGACAGGTCTACGCGACGCTGTCACGGCTGCTGAAGAACGGCCTGGTCGAGGTCGACGGCGTCGAGTCGGACGGGGGCCCCGAACGCAAGCGCTACGTCATCACCGATGCCGGCGTCACGGACGTCGGCCAGTGGCTCGCCAGGCCGGAGAGCCCCGAGCCGTACCTGCAGAACACCCTGTACACCAAGGTCGTCCTCGCGCTGCTCACCGGCCGCTCGGCGCGCGACCTGCTGGACGTCCAGCGGGCCGAGCACCTGCGGCACATGCGCGAGCTGACCCGTCGCAAGCTGGCCGGCGACCTGGCCGACCAACTCGTCTGCGACTACGCGCTGTTCCACCTGGAGGCGGACCTGCGCTGGCTCGAACTGACCGCCGCGCGGCTGGACGAACTCGCGCGGAAGGTGCAGTCCTGA
- a CDS encoding DUF1707 domain-containing protein, with translation MSGEIVPKPGDLRASHEDRDQVVEQLRVAAGDGRLSSEELDDRLEAALTARTYAELELLLVDLPGARGAAGAATAAAPTVPAAAPAKELVRMTSRGGNISRTGAWTVPRRLELEATGGNIVIDFTQAVLSAPLLDLDVKVYGGNLRLIVPPEVAVDVDDIDMLGGNVHRRVRGGTGAPVPPLTLRVSVTGAVTGGNVVVQSPRKPGRWARLFRRRH, from the coding sequence ATGTCAGGGGAAATAGTGCCCAAGCCCGGCGACCTTCGAGCGTCGCACGAAGACCGAGACCAGGTCGTGGAGCAGTTGCGGGTTGCGGCGGGCGACGGCCGCCTCAGCTCCGAGGAGTTGGACGACCGACTGGAGGCCGCGCTCACGGCGCGGACGTACGCCGAGCTCGAACTGCTCCTGGTTGATCTGCCCGGCGCTCGCGGCGCGGCCGGCGCGGCCACAGCGGCCGCGCCGACCGTACCCGCGGCGGCGCCCGCCAAGGAGCTGGTCCGCATGACCAGCCGGGGCGGCAACATCAGCCGGACCGGGGCCTGGACCGTGCCGCGCCGGCTGGAGCTGGAGGCCACCGGCGGCAATATCGTCATCGACTTCACCCAGGCGGTGCTGAGCGCGCCCCTCCTGGACCTCGACGTCAAGGTCTACGGCGGGAACCTGCGGCTGATCGTGCCGCCGGAGGTCGCGGTGGACGTCGACGACATCGACATGCTCGGCGGCAACGTCCACCGCCGGGTGCGCGGCGGGACCGGGGCCCCGGTCCCGCCGCTCACGCTGCGGGTCTCCGTCACGGGCGCGGTCACGGGCGGCAACGTCGTCGTCCAGAGTCCCCGCAAGCCGGGCCGGTGGGCGAGGTTGTTCCGTCGTCGGCACTGA
- a CDS encoding universal stress protein has translation MAEGTRIIVGVSGAQSSPAVLRRAAEEAARRDAVLVPVIAWTPVGGEPAYRAHPCPPLAKVWEQAALDRLEAAFEQAFGGYPQGVRVEPMVIRGDAGAALVEIADRPSDLLVVGAGRRGRLPRLLRGSVSRYCLAHAACDVVAVPPADLPSAAHAAPRRSDRSFLVAA, from the coding sequence ATGGCCGAGGGCACCCGGATCATCGTCGGAGTCAGCGGAGCGCAGAGCAGCCCGGCCGTCCTGCGTCGCGCGGCGGAGGAGGCGGCCCGCCGCGACGCCGTCCTCGTCCCGGTGATCGCCTGGACGCCGGTCGGCGGCGAGCCCGCCTACCGCGCCCACCCGTGCCCGCCGCTGGCGAAGGTCTGGGAGCAGGCGGCGCTCGACCGGCTGGAGGCCGCCTTCGAGCAGGCCTTCGGTGGCTACCCGCAGGGCGTCCGCGTCGAGCCGATGGTGATCCGCGGGGACGCCGGCGCGGCGCTGGTGGAGATCGCGGACCGCCCGAGCGACCTGCTCGTGGTCGGCGCGGGCCGGCGTGGCCGCCTGCCGCGGCTCCTGCGCGGCTCGGTGAGCCGCTACTGCCTGGCGCACGCCGCCTGCGACGTGGTCGCGGTGCCGCCGGCCGACCTTCCGTCCGCCGCCCACGCCGCGCCGCGCCGCTCGGACCGCTCGTTCCTCGTGGCGGCCTGA
- a CDS encoding transglycosylase family protein, with product MTFRNENAAAASAAATPAAGRKRNRVRIAVLGGALAVLPVAGLVTATASSAAPVSTWDKVAQCESTGNWSINSGNGFYGGLQFTSSTWAAFGGTQFAPQANQATAAQQISVGEKVLAAQGPGAWPICSVKAGLS from the coding sequence ATGACCTTCCGTAACGAGAACGCCGCCGCCGCTTCTGCCGCCGCCACCCCCGCCGCCGGTCGCAAGCGCAACCGTGTGCGGATCGCCGTTCTGGGTGGCGCGCTGGCTGTGCTGCCGGTCGCGGGTCTCGTCACGGCCACCGCTTCGTCGGCCGCGCCGGTGAGCACGTGGGACAAGGTCGCGCAGTGCGAGAGCACCGGGAACTGGAGCATCAACAGCGGCAACGGCTTCTACGGCGGCCTGCAGTTCACCTCCTCCACCTGGGCGGCCTTCGGTGGCACCCAGTTCGCGCCGCAGGCCAACCAGGCCACCGCGGCCCAGCAGATCTCCGTCGGCGAGAAGGTGCTGGCCGCCCAGGGCCCCGGCGCCTGGCCGATCTGCTCGGTCAAGGCCGGCCTCTCCTAA
- a CDS encoding response regulator transcription factor yields MTVRVVLADDQPLMRSGLRVIMADHPDLEVVGEAATGAEAVRLVGEVSPDVVVMDIRMPGMDGIEATRLITAGPTATRVLMLTTFDEDEHVYGALRAGASGFVVKDMDVDDILAAVRVVAAGDALIAPGVTRRLIADFVGRPGAAPEPSPRPVEGITEREREVLTLVGRGRSNAEIAQDLFITVATAKSHVARLFSKLGARDRVQLVIIAYELRLVLPSG; encoded by the coding sequence ATGACCGTCCGGGTGGTGCTCGCGGACGACCAGCCGCTGATGCGGTCCGGGCTGCGCGTGATCATGGCCGACCACCCCGACCTGGAGGTGGTCGGGGAGGCCGCGACCGGCGCCGAGGCGGTCCGCCTGGTCGGCGAGGTCAGCCCCGACGTCGTGGTGATGGACATCCGGATGCCCGGCATGGACGGGATCGAGGCGACCCGCCTGATCACCGCCGGTCCGACGGCGACCCGCGTCCTCATGCTGACCACCTTCGACGAGGACGAGCACGTCTACGGCGCGCTGCGGGCCGGTGCGAGCGGATTCGTGGTCAAGGACATGGACGTGGACGACATCCTCGCGGCGGTCCGCGTGGTCGCCGCCGGTGACGCGCTGATCGCGCCGGGTGTGACGCGCCGTCTGATCGCGGACTTCGTCGGACGCCCAGGGGCCGCCCCGGAGCCCTCGCCACGGCCGGTCGAGGGCATCACCGAGCGGGAGCGGGAGGTGCTGACCCTGGTCGGACGCGGCCGGTCGAACGCCGAGATCGCGCAGGACCTCTTCATCACGGTGGCCACTGCCAAGTCGCATGTGGCGAGACTGTTCAGCAAACTGGGCGCCCGGGACCGGGTGCAGCTGGTGATCATCGCCTATGAGCTGCGGCTGGTCCTGCCGTCTGGCTGA
- a CDS encoding ATP-binding cassette domain-containing protein, producing the protein MIEVNELTKRYGSTTAVDHLSFTVRPGQVTGFLGPNGAGKTTTLRLLLGLDAPSGGTATVSGVPFHTHPRGLRHVGALLDATQVHGGRSAAAQLSALARSNGIPLSRVAEVLQEVGLTEAANRRISGFSLGMKQRLGIATALLGDPPVLMFDEPINGMDPDGVLWARHLFRRLAAEGRTVFLSSHLMSEMENTADQLVVIGRGRLLAAEPVRDFAARSTRRTVVVGTAQAAELAAVLTAAGASVEPEGSAGAERLVVTGLAAERIGALAFEQRIALSELATRTASLEEAFMELTADSVEYQAGQAR; encoded by the coding sequence GTGATCGAAGTCAATGAACTCACCAAGCGCTACGGCAGCACGACCGCCGTGGACCACCTCTCCTTCACCGTCCGCCCCGGGCAGGTCACCGGATTCCTCGGCCCCAACGGAGCCGGCAAGACCACCACCCTGCGGCTGCTCCTCGGCCTGGACGCGCCCAGCGGTGGCACCGCCACCGTCAGCGGCGTCCCCTTCCACACCCACCCGCGCGGCCTGCGGCACGTCGGCGCACTGCTCGACGCCACCCAGGTCCACGGCGGACGCAGCGCCGCCGCCCAGCTGTCCGCGCTGGCCCGCAGCAACGGCATCCCGCTGAGCCGAGTGGCCGAGGTGCTGCAGGAGGTGGGCCTGACCGAGGCGGCGAACCGCCGCATCAGCGGGTTCTCGCTCGGCATGAAGCAGCGGCTCGGCATCGCCACCGCGCTGCTCGGCGACCCTCCGGTGCTGATGTTCGACGAGCCGATCAACGGCATGGACCCGGACGGCGTGCTCTGGGCGCGCCACCTCTTCCGGCGGCTGGCCGCCGAGGGCCGCACGGTCTTCCTCTCCAGCCACCTGATGTCGGAGATGGAGAACACCGCCGACCAGCTCGTCGTCATCGGCCGCGGCCGACTCCTCGCCGCCGAGCCGGTACGGGACTTCGCGGCCCGCAGCACCCGCCGCACCGTCGTGGTGGGCACCGCGCAGGCCGCCGAGCTGGCGGCGGTCCTGACCGCCGCGGGCGCGTCGGTCGAGCCGGAGGGCTCGGCGGGCGCCGAGCGGCTCGTCGTGACCGGGCTGGCGGCCGAGCGGATCGGCGCACTCGCCTTCGAGCAGCGGATCGCACTGAGCGAACTGGCCACTCGCACCGCCTCCTTGGAGGAGGCCTTCATGGAACTCACCGCCGACAGCGTCGAATACCAGGCAGGACAGGCCCGATGA